A single window of Helicobacter colisuis DNA harbors:
- a CDS encoding fumarate reductase flavoprotein subunit produces the protein MKIIYCDSLVIGGGLAGLRSAVACQERGLSTIVLSLVPVKRSHSAAAQGGMQASLGNSKMSDGDNEDLHFADTVKGSDWGCDQKVARMFVTTAPKAIRQLAAWGVPWTRIKKGDRTAVINAQKTTITEEEFRHGLIHSRDFGGTKKWRTCYTADATGHSMLFAVANEALKHNVDIHDRKEAIAIIHKDGRCYGAVVRDLITGELIAYVSRGTLIATGGYGRIYKDTTNAVICEGTGSAIALETGIAKLGNMEAVQFHPTGLFPSGILLTEGCRGDGGVLRDVDGYRFMPDYEPEKKELASRDVVARRMLQRIREGKGVKSPYGEHLWLDISILGRKHIETNLRDVQEICECFAGIDPAEKWAPVKPMQHYCMGGIRTNHKGESALKGLFSAGEAACWDLHGFNRLGGNSVSEAVVSGMIIGDYFAESCQQTYVDIQTEFVEEFLKKQQAYLESILARENGENVFEIKDKMKQIMGDKVGIFRDGSHLQEAVNELEKLYIRSKNISIKTKRMHANPELEEAYRVPKMLKIALCVAKGALDRTESRGAHSREDFPKRDDLNWLKRTLTSWEDPNQTLPTVTYEPLDIATMEIAPGFRGYGAKGMIIENPESLRRQEEIDNIRTKMEAEGKDRYEIQEALMPFELQPYYKARNQRIGDKQ, from the coding sequence ATGAAAATAATATATTGTGATTCATTGGTAATTGGTGGAGGATTAGCAGGGCTTAGATCCGCAGTAGCCTGTCAAGAGAGGGGTTTAAGCACTATTGTTTTAAGTCTTGTTCCTGTTAAGCGAAGCCATTCTGCAGCAGCACAAGGGGGTATGCAAGCTAGTCTTGGTAATTCAAAAATGAGTGATGGTGATAATGAAGACTTGCACTTTGCAGATACGGTAAAGGGAAGCGATTGGGGTTGCGATCAAAAGGTAGCAAGAATGTTTGTAACCACTGCACCAAAAGCCATTAGACAATTAGCTGCTTGGGGGGTACCTTGGACAAGAATCAAAAAAGGCGATAGAACAGCAGTTATTAACGCACAAAAAACAACTATTACAGAAGAAGAATTCCGCCATGGATTAATCCATTCAAGAGATTTTGGTGGAACTAAGAAATGGAGAACTTGTTATACAGCTGATGCCACAGGACATTCAATGCTTTTTGCTGTGGCTAATGAAGCTTTGAAGCATAATGTTGATATTCACGATAGAAAAGAGGCAATTGCAATTATCCATAAAGATGGTAGATGCTATGGGGCAGTTGTTAGGGATCTTATCACAGGAGAACTCATCGCCTATGTTTCAAGAGGAACACTGATTGCAACAGGTGGATATGGTAGAATCTATAAAGACACAACTAACGCAGTAATTTGCGAAGGAACAGGAAGTGCCATAGCACTTGAAACTGGGATTGCAAAACTTGGCAACATGGAAGCGGTGCAATTCCACCCAACAGGACTTTTCCCAAGTGGAATTTTATTGACAGAAGGTTGTCGTGGAGATGGTGGGGTATTGCGTGATGTTGATGGATACCGCTTTATGCCAGATTATGAGCCCGAGAAAAAAGAACTTGCAAGTCGTGATGTGGTTGCTCGAAGAATGCTCCAAAGAATACGCGAAGGCAAGGGAGTGAAATCTCCTTATGGCGAACATCTGTGGTTAGATATTTCTATTTTAGGTAGAAAGCATATTGAAACTAACTTAAGAGATGTCCAAGAAATTTGTGAATGTTTTGCGGGCATTGATCCAGCTGAAAAGTGGGCTCCAGTTAAACCAATGCAACATTATTGTATGGGTGGAATCCGCACTAATCATAAGGGAGAGAGTGCCCTAAAAGGACTTTTTTCAGCAGGTGAAGCAGCTTGTTGGGATTTACACGGATTTAACCGATTGGGTGGGAACTCAGTGAGTGAAGCTGTGGTAAGTGGTATGATTATTGGAGATTATTTTGCAGAGAGTTGTCAGCAAACTTATGTGGATATTCAAACGGAATTTGTTGAAGAATTTTTAAAAAAACAGCAAGCCTATCTTGAATCAATTTTGGCAAGAGAAAATGGAGAAAATGTTTTTGAAATCAAAGACAAAATGAAACAAATTATGGGTGATAAAGTTGGTATTTTCCGAGATGGATCGCATTTGCAAGAAGCTGTTAATGAATTAGAAAAACTTTATATTCGCTCTAAAAATATTAGCATTAAAACTAAGAGAATGCACGCTAATCCAGAATTAGAAGAAGCTTATCGTGTGCCAAAAATGTTAAAAATCGCACTTTGTGTTGCAAAAGGTGCTTTAGATAGAACAGAATCTAGGGGAGCACATAGCCGAGAAGATTTTCCAAAACGCGATGATTTGAATTGGCTTAAGAGAACTTTGACTTCTTGGGAAGATCCTAATCAAACCTTGCCAACTGTTACTTATGAGCCATTAGATATTGCCACAATGGAAATTGCACCAGGATTCCGTGGATATGGAGCTAAGGGAATGATTATTGAAAATCCAGAGAGTTTGAGACGACAAGAAGAGATTGACAATATTCGCACAAAAATGGAAGCAGAAGGCAAAGATCGCTATGAGATTCAAGAGGCATTAATGCCATTTGAATTGCAACCATATTACAAAGCACGCAATCAAAGAATAGGAGATAAACAATGA
- a CDS encoding fumarate reductase cytochrome b subunit, which yields MQNDEVVIQSYLKITSERKKRKNPARWDKWQSITGLVLAVFILLHMCFTSSILFGVEAFNAVVAFSEGSLIFGKGIPIITTLVVIVISAFFVTHAFLAMRKFPANFQQLMVFKTHKSLMKHCDTTLWWIQFLTGFILFFLGGAHLVTILFNSTEINAITSAARFVQGNLAEFYLVLLVVMVLHASIGLYRVIIKWVPLEAPTTAQSNIKRRNIKIAIFSIFIILGVIAFIADFTWIALGKSL from the coding sequence ATGCAAAATGATGAAGTCGTTATTCAAAGTTATCTTAAAATAACTTCAGAAAGAAAAAAAAGAAAGAATCCAGCGCGTTGGGATAAATGGCAAAGTATCACAGGTCTAGTTTTGGCTGTGTTTATTTTGTTGCATATGTGTTTTACTTCGTCGATTCTTTTTGGAGTTGAAGCATTTAATGCGGTAGTTGCTTTTAGCGAAGGATCTTTAATTTTTGGAAAAGGCATTCCTATAATCACTACTTTGGTTGTAATTGTAATTAGTGCATTTTTTGTAACACATGCTTTTTTGGCAATGAGAAAATTCCCAGCAAATTTTCAACAACTTATGGTTTTTAAAACACATAAAAGCTTAATGAAGCATTGCGACACAACACTTTGGTGGATTCAATTCCTCACAGGCTTTATTTTGTTTTTCTTGGGTGGTGCTCATTTAGTAACTATTTTATTTAACTCTACAGAAATTAATGCGATTACTTCAGCAGCAAGATTTGTTCAAGGTAATTTAGCGGAGTTTTATCTTGTTTTACTTGTAGTGATGGTTTTGCATGCAAGTATTGGACTATATCGTGTGATTATTAAATGGGTTCCTCTTGAAGCGCCAACAACGGCACAAAGCAATATTAAAAGACGCAATATCAAAATTGCTATATTCTCAATTTTTATCATTCTTGGAGTTATTGCTTTTATAGCGGATTTCACTTGGATTGCGCTTGGAAAAAGTTTATAG
- a CDS encoding NifU family protein, with protein MLPFSDQELLKPVEIVIDKVRPMLINDGGNVTLLKIENGKVYVRLEGACKGCPSSSKTLKFGIESALKNEIHPDIELVNVG; from the coding sequence ATGCTTCCCTTTAGCGATCAGGAATTATTAAAGCCAGTAGAGATTGTAATTGACAAAGTGCGTCCAATGCTTATTAATGATGGTGGAAATGTAACCTTGCTTAAAATTGAAAATGGTAAAGTTTATGTGCGCTTAGAAGGCGCCTGTAAAGGCTGTCCAAGTAGCTCAAAAACACTTAAATTTGGGATTGAAAGTGCGCTAAAAAATGAAATTCACCCTGATATTGAACTTGTAAATGTAGGTTAA
- a CDS encoding UDP-N-acetylmuramoyl-L-alanyl-D-glutamate--2,6-diaminopimelate ligase, whose amino-acid sequence MKIALDISRDFKFLSDDSREVSKDCAFFVTQSSQKYLKEVQKKGCEFFVTPKELSSYLKLDLQCIGITGTNGKTTTAAMIYSILLDMGYKVGLLGTRGFFINGIQKRPKGLTTPSTLEIYTAINEAKQEGCEFFVMEVSSHAIVQNRIEGLEFALKILTNITSDHLDYHKTLENYIATKNSFFANPNDKKLINKDEKNAQYSLQNTLTYGIESASTFSIKAYSLKGGITAQITYGSQVATLDSLLLGKHNLYNALAAIGAVQMLTQKPLQEIANQLENFGGVMGRMQIINQKPLIIVDFAHTEDGMEQIFQSFLHQKIAVLFGAGGDRDKTKRPKMGFCASKYAQKIYLTSDNPRNEDPKIIMQEILSGIPHNKLSRVTLEVNRSLAIQKAIAQLKEDEVLLVLGKGDETYQIIGDRTLHFDDSEEIKKALKAK is encoded by the coding sequence ATGAAAATTGCACTAGACATTTCTAGGGATTTTAAATTTTTAAGTGATGATTCAAGAGAAGTCTCCAAAGATTGTGCCTTTTTTGTTACGCAAAGCTCCCAAAAATATCTTAAAGAAGTTCAAAAAAAAGGCTGTGAGTTTTTTGTTACCCCCAAAGAATTATCAAGCTATTTAAAATTAGATTTACAATGCATTGGCATTACAGGAACAAATGGAAAAACTACGACTGCTGCAATGATTTATTCTATCCTTTTGGATATGGGCTATAAAGTTGGTTTGCTTGGAACGCGAGGATTTTTTATTAATGGAATCCAAAAACGCCCAAAAGGGCTTACAACTCCCTCCACACTAGAAATTTACACTGCTATCAATGAAGCCAAACAAGAAGGTTGTGAATTTTTTGTTATGGAAGTAAGCTCACACGCTATTGTTCAAAATAGAATCGAGGGCTTAGAGTTCGCGCTAAAAATCCTAACTAACATCACAAGTGATCATTTAGACTATCACAAAACCTTAGAAAATTATATTGCAACTAAAAACTCTTTTTTTGCTAATCCAAATGACAAAAAGCTTATCAACAAAGATGAAAAAAACGCTCAATACTCACTGCAAAATACCCTAACTTATGGAATTGAATCAGCCTCCACTTTTAGCATCAAAGCTTATAGCCTAAAAGGTGGAATCACCGCGCAAATAACCTATGGTAGCCAAGTAGCTACTTTGGATTCTTTGCTCCTTGGCAAACATAATCTCTATAATGCACTAGCCGCCATTGGTGCAGTGCAAATGCTAACCCAAAAACCCCTGCAAGAAATTGCTAATCAATTAGAAAATTTTGGGGGAGTTATGGGGCGTATGCAAATTATCAACCAAAAGCCTCTTATTATCGTTGATTTTGCACACACTGAAGATGGAATGGAGCAAATTTTTCAATCTTTTCTACATCAAAAAATCGCAGTGCTTTTTGGCGCAGGTGGTGATAGAGACAAGACAAAACGACCAAAAATGGGATTTTGTGCAAGCAAATACGCACAAAAAATTTATCTCACAAGCGACAATCCACGCAATGAAGACCCCAAAATTATTATGCAAGAGATTCTAAGTGGAATCCCACACAATAAACTCTCAAGAGTTACCTTAGAAGTCAATCGCTCTTTGGCTATCCAAAAAGCCATTGCTCAACTCAAAGAAGATGAAGTGCTGCTTGTGCTTGGAAAAGGCGATGAAACTTATCAAATTATTGGTGATCGCACCTTACACTTTGATGATTCAGAAGAGATAAAAAAGGCGCTTAAAGCCAAATAA
- a CDS encoding Crp/Fnr family transcriptional regulator, with amino-acid sequence MQQTILELMEKWEVSKEDREIYCKRVYSKSFAKGQRIASGEDECRGLVLIEYGALRAYIISSYAKEINLFVLHKDDYCILSASCMFKNITFEVNLEFIETSSVWILPSKVFDQLSLKYPKAKQFHLDLVSQRLSKVVDSLSSLAFESLNQRVCNFLLEALKANGNDKKRLYITHGEIANALGSAREAVSRVLKDLEKQNKIILKRGIIEFLD; translated from the coding sequence TTGCAACAAACAATATTAGAATTAATGGAAAAATGGGAAGTCTCTAAGGAAGATAGGGAGATTTATTGCAAGAGAGTTTATTCTAAGAGCTTTGCAAAAGGACAGAGAATTGCTAGTGGAGAAGATGAGTGTCGCGGGTTAGTTTTGATTGAATATGGCGCACTTAGGGCTTATATTATTTCTTCTTATGCAAAAGAAATTAATCTTTTTGTGCTCCATAAAGATGATTATTGTATTCTTTCGGCTTCTTGTATGTTTAAAAATATCACTTTTGAAGTGAATTTGGAGTTTATAGAGACTTCTAGCGTGTGGATTCTGCCTAGTAAAGTATTTGATCAGTTGAGCTTAAAATACCCTAAGGCAAAGCAATTTCACTTAGATTTGGTGTCGCAGAGATTAAGCAAGGTAGTTGATTCGCTTAGTTCTTTGGCTTTTGAATCTTTAAACCAAAGAGTCTGTAACTTTTTGCTTGAAGCGCTTAAAGCTAATGGGAATGATAAAAAAAGGCTCTATATCACACATGGAGAAATTGCCAATGCACTAGGGAGCGCTAGAGAGGCTGTTTCTAGAGTTTTGAAAGATTTAGAAAAGCAAAATAAAATTATTTTAAAGCGCGGAATTATAGAGTTTTTGGATTAG
- a CDS encoding agmatine deiminase family protein, which yields MIAISNLLKKQYQSIYQDLIKHFERFNIAYREVESKDIWVRDFMPLVYENTATSYIYNPNYLKKRHEIRTFIEPLDNHLNLVLDGGNFVRMQDIAFMCEKIFSENPLLKEEEIIKTLKQTLKLNRIIFLPKQAYDSYGHSDSMARFVTKNHILINDFSLENDKFFKKLNVALEGFQVTKMSYSKEFMEKYKWGGYLNFIEFDQVIFVPTYGTSEDEKALNFLQNIYKDKQMVGIYLKPIIKKGGALHCISANVLE from the coding sequence GTGATAGCTATTTCTAATCTTTTAAAAAAACAGTATCAAAGTATTTATCAAGATCTCATTAAGCATTTTGAGCGATTTAATATTGCTTATAGGGAAGTTGAGAGCAAAGATATATGGGTAAGGGATTTTATGCCCTTGGTGTATGAAAACACCGCGACAAGTTATATTTATAATCCAAATTATCTCAAAAAAAGACATGAAATAAGGACTTTTATAGAGCCTTTGGATAATCACTTAAATTTAGTTCTTGATGGTGGTAATTTTGTAAGAATGCAAGATATTGCCTTTATGTGCGAGAAAATCTTTAGCGAAAATCCGCTGCTAAAAGAAGAAGAAATTATAAAAACTCTCAAGCAAACTCTCAAATTAAACCGCATAATATTTTTGCCAAAACAAGCCTATGATAGCTATGGGCATAGCGATAGTATGGCAAGATTTGTAACCAAAAATCACATATTGATTAATGATTTCTCGCTAGAAAATGATAAATTTTTTAAAAAGCTAAATGTAGCTTTAGAGGGTTTTCAAGTTACTAAGATGAGCTATTCTAAAGAATTTATGGAAAAGTATAAATGGGGCGGATATTTAAATTTCATAGAATTTGATCAAGTGATTTTTGTGCCAACCTATGGTACAAGTGAAGATGAAAAGGCTTTAAACTTTTTGCAAAATATCTACAAGGACAAACAAATGGTGGGTATTTATTTAAAACCTATCATCAAAAAGGGAGGGGCGTTGCACTGTATTAGTGCTAATGTTTTAGAATAA